A segment of the Triticum urartu cultivar G1812 chromosome 1, Tu2.1, whole genome shotgun sequence genome:
ggtgctcttttgatcttggtcaatcatgtaaaatgtattcccatttatctcgtatcctttgtaaatcaatatagtcaaagatggtcccctagACAACAAATACAGCTCATCACAAActgtgttgtcacctctgagacgtgtttccaaccaactgctgaaagtcctgatgtgtttacatgtaatccagtcgtcgcactactctgggtgtttggagcgcagactgttcttgtgttcatcgacatatggggtcaccaaggtagagttctgtagaactgtgtagtgtgcttgagaccaagaatatccgtccctgcatattattgagtcccttCCAAGCATGCCTATTctagtcagtctcccctcataccgcgatttagggagtcctatcttcttaaggccaggaatgaagtcaacacaaaacccgatgacatcctctgtttgatggcccatggagatgcttccttctggcctagcgcggttacggacatatttctttaggactcccatgaacctctcaaaggggaacatactgtgtagaaatacgggccccagaatgacaatctcgtcgactagatgaactaggacatgcgtcatgatattgaagaaggatggtgggaacaccagctcgaaactgcaagacattgcgccacatcactccttagccttggtacgatttctgaatcgatcaccttctgagagattgcattgagaaatgcacatagcttcataatggctaatcggacattttccgctagaagccccctcaatgcaaccggaagcagttgcgtcataatcatgtggcagtcatgagactttttctctggcatatttattattccctttatattcgacgagaagccagtcgggaccttcatactgagcaggcattcaaagaagatttttttctcttctttcgtaagagcgtagctggcaggaccttcatactgcttcggaggcatgccttctttttcgtgcaaatgttgcaggtcctcccgtgcctcaggtgtatcttttgtctttccatacacgtccaagaagcctagcaggttcacgcaaaggttcttcgtcacgtgcatcacgtcgattgaagagcggacctgtaggtctttccagtagggtagattccaaaatatagatttcttctgccacatgggtgcgtgtccctcagcatCATTCGAAACAGCTAGTGCgtcgggaccctttccaaagattacgtgtaaatcatagaccatagcaagtacgtgatcaccggtacacatggcgggcttcttccggtgatctgcctcgcctttgaaatgcttgcctttttttcgacattgatggttggtcggaagaaatcgacgatggcccaggtacacattcttcctgcatttgttcaggtatatactttcagtgtcatctaaacagtgcgtgcatgcgtggtatcccttgtttgtctctcctgaaaggttactgagagcgggccaatcgttgatggtcacgaacagcaacgcctttaggttaaattcctcttgTCTGTGCttatcccacgtacgtacaccgtttccattccacagttgtaaaagttcttcaactaatggtcttaggtacacatcaatgtcgttgccgggttgcttagggccttggatgaaaactggcatcataatgaacttccgcttctaTGAATGATGCGGCTCTTGATGTCTTTGATATCAATGCCTATTTTGTGTCGGATCTTGCCCTTTGTCAGTATGTCCATGCTTCTGTGAATGAAACCCATGAAGCTGTGAGGCCTCTTTTGCTGCCGACACTCAAGGCATGCCAAGAATTTGTCAACGCTGTCCTCAATCTCATAGGACAGGTCCCTGACATCCCTCGCCCAGAGCTTGACCTGTTTGTCAGGCGGCTGGTCCAGTGGCGCCTCAGAAACCTTGATGAGGGCAGCCTCCATGCTCTCCAACTCTGACTTGAGGAACTTGATCTCACCCCTGGTGTGCTTCTGCAGGTTGTACTCCTCCTTGAGCAGGTCGCCGAGGATGGGCAGGAGGGTGCTCATAGCCCCAGTCACGACCTCCATGTTACTCGCCTTGCCGGATCCAAAGAGCTCTATGATGTTTTGGTTGATGATCAACCTGGTGATGCAATGTGATTGCTACCTCTGGCTCCGGCAGCTTCTTCCTCCAATTCCTTTTTCTCTGttaaaaaaaaaagaaaattgTGATTTCCAAAATGGGAAGGTTGCAATCCAGATTTTGAAGATTTCAACCCCCAAACCACAGTTTTCAACATGGAGAAGTGTAACTTTCAGCCACAATATTTTTGCAGAAGTTTGAATCAACTAGATCGAACAAATCTGAACCTAGTTCATCCACATATTTCTACTAAACTCAAGTGTCAAATCAACATAATGCCACCTTTTGACCACTGTGGATATTTATATCTGTGTGCATGatggaaagaaaagaaaaggcgCAAAGAAAGACTCTAAAGGAAGCTAGCAATACAGGAGTGGAGGTCAGTGTTAGCTTTCTTGTTTGCCCTATGTTTGATCATGGCACGATCCTCACTGGATCAGATCCTAGAAGGAAGAAAAGCAACTTCGAACATGGATTTTGTCACATGGAAAAAAAGGTTTGAAAACAAAAAGACCCAGATCTAAGACGCCTCCAGTGCATCATTTCTGTGGTCAATGGAGGCCGCCGCTCCGGCGGCATGGGAGCCTGCACCTCGTACCTCGTGGCGGCGGCTGGCAGGAGCGTGGCGGAGAGAGCAGCCTACGTTATGCCATGTCTAATCTGGTTTGCACATAATCCCAGCTGACCAAGGCTCTCACTTAATCGGATTAGTGTATGCAAATATGGCCTCAAAGAGGTATATATTGCAAAACAACAGCAGTCTTTTTTACTTATTACTGGACACATGACTTATTACTAGCTACTAGACGTGCTTGACAGAAATATAGCTTATTTTCTCTCATATGTTCAGTAGGTCCTCAAATCACTTCCCGCAAAAAAAGGTCATCCATCTATATACAAGTTGTCAAATCTCAAGCCTCCTTCTGGTTGCAGTTTCGATTAGTAGAAGAAACAGAAAGTTGACCTACCTCAGGTGATTGCAAAGGCAACTAGAACAATTAAACGCCGGAGAAGATCCCGTGGAACAAAAATCTGGAGATGCCCGTTTCAACAAAAAAAAAAATGAATTACCTGTAAGTCAAGTGCGAAGCTTGAGATGATTCCTTCCACACTAGGACGATGGATCACTTCTCAAGCTTTCAAAGGGAGAAGACAAGTTATGAGACTTGCATTTCTATTGAGGCGAGATGAGATCTAGAGGAGATCCTGTCATAGGGAGGAGACAGAAGATGGGAGAGACTTATATTCAAATAAGCGACTCCCAAGGGAATAGTTTATGAATCAGTTCGCATTTTTCTAAGGGAGCCGACTCCTCTGTCGTACTGCACCCTGCCGTTGGCCCACTGACGTGTGGGACcgggcccacgtgtcagtgagCTGACGGCACGTCAGAGGAGCCGCGTCCTTTTCTAAGAGCTAGCACACCACCACTACAGCTCCTACTAGCTAGTACTATTGCTGCTACTAGTACCTTTCCTTTTCCTTTTCATGTTCTCTACTATATTTTCTCATGATTCTGTTTTTTTTACTTTGTTAAAAAAGTTAACAAGATATGTTGTAGACCAAAATGTAGTACACCACCATTAAGTTCAACCATTTAAATGCATGTGAGTTGCCAAAGAACAACTAAAAAAACATACACTCACTGACATAGGAGGTGTTTTACGATGTAGAAGCCGGCGACCACTTGGACAAACAACCTAGCCTTGCTCCACACAGTGACCTCATCATGGTTTTCGGTAGCGAGTTGCAAGAGGAGTTTATGAGGGAGGAGCTCAGTGATTTGATGGAGCCGGAGGCAACCCCAGTGAAGATGGTGATGGACGTGGTCCTCAAAACATTATAGGTATTTTGCGGGACGCAAGTATATGGATATTTGGTAACATTCCATTCCCATTTAAttagctgctgaagacattcattttttttttcaaaaaaatttccgatctattcatcttcaatcatggcagtacaacgaATACCAGAAATAATAgaaattacatccagatccgtagaccacctaaCGACGACTAccagcactgaagcgagccgaaggcgcgccgccgtcatcgctgaagtcgggcacaacttgttgtagtagacagtcgggaagtcgtcgtgctaaggccccgtaggaccagcgcaccagaacaGCAACGGCCGCAGATGAAGAATAGCGTAGATCAGAAAGATCCAATCCAAAGACACACGAACGTAGACGAACAACGacgagatccgagcaaatccaccaaagatagatccgccggagacacacctccacacgcccaccaaCGATGCTAGACGCACCGCCGGAACGGGGGCTAGACggggagacctttattccatctACAGGGAGCCGCCGTCGTCTCGTCTTcctgagcaggacacaaaccctaacaaaactgaAAAAAACGACAAAAAACGAAGCCCTCCCGCCAGCCCTTGCCGAGATCCACCGCGCCTCCATGGCCCTAGGGCCACCGGAGAGGAGGCGGacctgcggcggcggcggcggaagaCATTCATTCTAATCATGCAGAAATTGTTCACTCAACGATGGATGAGCTTCCTGTGAAAATCACGCATGGAATCACTCAATGATGTCGACACAAGGACAACTGATCACCAGTTAATTAATTACGTATCACATGCTGCGGCAGGTCTATTGTTTTCGCAGTTACCAAGTACCACCCACTTGGCGCCCTTATCGAAAAACACCACCCACTCTAAGCATAGTTTAGGAGCCAAATGAAAGACGTTTGTCATGCTTACTACGCTAATAAACTAGAGAGAGAAGCTTGTGGCATTCGAGGAGATGTCAACATCCATCGGCACATGGCTAAGCATCATTTTACGATCTAGATCCAAGATTAGCACATTACTAATATAAGTTGTACATGTATAAGAGCACTCATAGTCTGACCAAAATGATGGGAGAAATTGGAACGATATAGCATCCAACGATGGAACATGAAAACGCTCGAGGGAAAAGAATACTTCAGCGCTGTTATATGTTGTACTTATATACGTTCGAATGGAAAAGACCTTACATCACACATGTCGACATCCATATGTGTGGTGTGGTGAGTTACTTTGTTGACTACTTTTTTATTTTTCGCAGTAGCCGAGACAACAACGATTGGTTTGGACATCGGCATGGGCAGCCAACACTCGTGACAAGTGACATGGTCTTCGCACATCATCATCGTCCTTGGCATTTCATCGAACAGCTCAGGTGCAAAGGCCGGAACAGAAGGTCTCAGCAGCAGGGCAGTAAAGGAAGACCATGGTCCAAGTCGTAGTGAGGAACCTGATTTGCAGGTCTCGGGAAGGAGCTCCCTCGGCAAAGACAGCGGCAGGGCCGGTGGAGGGTGCAGAGACTCCACAGTATCAACATTTTTTTTACAAATCCTTGATATGTGCTCACTAGCCAGCTGTTAATTCTCTCTCTCCATTCATTCAACCACCCAAAAGAAAATAATTCTTTTcttaaaaggaaaaaaaggaataGCAACGCCGCATCTCGCGAAGAAATCGCTCAAAAATACTAGAATGCCACAACCATCTGCACCATCACAAGTCACGCCTTGACACACAAATTTCTAAACCAATTTGCACAAATCCATCAAGATAAACCTCGTCAGCAGACTGGGGATCCATATATACCGTTATAAATAGAACACCAAGTTGCAGAAGCATCTAGTACATATGTTAGTGATAGGCGAGACGAGAGTAGACCAACAAAGAATTCCTTCACACCACGCTAGGATGGTTAACCAATATAACTTAACCCCTTTCCCCCAAATTTATTTTACCAGGATTCAGTCCACACTGTTCTATTCTGATATATTACCAGGAGTCACGACTCAATTTTctaaaaagaaagaagaagattCAGGACTCAAAGATTAGGGTGCGGGACCGAGCCAATGTGTTGGTTGCCATTGTATGATGATGATGTTGCGGAGGATTTGCTAACTTTTGGCTTGCGCCTGGTATATTGCTGTGTAACTAGACGTATACCATTTAATCGAAAAAGCCTTTCACCCTGCTTTATAAATAAATCAAACCACCATAGCCAACGAATACAATCAGgttcacacccacacacacagaCAGAAAGCGAAAATGACGAAAAGTACTAGGTTCTGCTTGCTGAGGGCACAGCTCAACAAGCCCAACACAGAACAACAAGGCCAAGCCGCAGGCAGGCCACAGACTACAGACTACATGATCTAATCCGGCTCTGGGGGTGATGGAGGGAGCGGTGGTGCCAAGCGGATGGCCAACACACGGAAGGAAGCGATGATGTTGTTGATGGCGTCGAGATCCTGGGGACAGCTAAGCGGCCGCCAAATCTGCAAATAACCACACATTTTAAAAATTGCGTTAGTCGAGCGCCGAAGGGGAATGCGTTGAATCACGAGCTTGTTGCGGATCGTCCAGAGCGTCCACGCAAGGACCCCAACCGCCAGCCACCTAATGTGGCGGCCAGGCTGCGGTGAGGCTTGAACCTTGGCGAAGAGATCTGGGAAGTTGGTGTTGCACCAACGATCACTGAACGCGCGCCTCGCGGAAGCAACTCCACAGGAACTGAGCAGAAATGCAGGAGAAGAAGATATGATTGGAATCCTCGAGCGTCCCACACAGGGGGCACATCCCATCTCCGGGGCCATTGCGTTTAAGCACCTCCACTCTAGATGGCACCTGGCCCTGGATCCATTGCCAGAGAAGGATCATGATCTTTAGGGGGAGCTTGATTTCCCAGATCATTATCAGTGGTTCTGGGGCGGGGGAGGGAGCAATGTCCATGTAGAGGGATTTGGTCGAGAAATTGCCCGAAGGCTCTAAGCGCCAACAAAGTAGGTCTTGGGGCCGACAGAGGTCCGGCTCATGTAGCGCAACTGTGTCCAGGAGGTCGTGCCACGCGTTCACGTCTAGGGGCCCGAAAAACCACCTGAAGGCAAGGCgccctaagtcaataagggcCGTCTCGACGGAGACCCGAGGGTCCATAGCGATGGCGAACAAGTCCGGGAAGCGGGCTGCAAAGGGGGCGTCGCCAGCCCACCTATCAAACCAGAAAAGGGTACTAGAGCCCGTCCCTACCGCGATAGAGGTCCCAATCCGAAGGACAGGAAGCAGTTGTATGACGGATTGCAAGAACTGGGATCCCCCAGTCCGTTGGTAGAAAGCAAGGGGTTGGCGGCATAGATATTTATTCCGAATGATCTGCAGCCAGAGACCGCCCTCACCTTGGGGGATCCGCCATAACCAGCGAGCGAGAAGGGCGATGTTCATGCGTTTGGACGACATAATCCCAAGGCCGCCTTGGTCACGAGGCTTGCAGATCTCGGACCATCGAACCATGTGATATTTCTGCTTGTCACCCTCGCCTGCCCAGAAGAAGCAGCCTTGGATCGTGCCAATCTCATGGTGCAGAGTCTCTGGAAGGCTGtagaagctaataatgaacaacaGGAGGATGGGCAGGTTGGAGTTTATGAGGATGGTCCTGGCCGCCTTCGAGAGCCATCTACCCTGTCAGGGTTCCATGCGGTGTTGCAGTTTGAGCACCGATGGTCTCAAATCAGCAACAGTCTGGCGGTAGTCACTAATGGGGATCCCCGGGTAGGTAGTGGGGAAGGAACCCAATGGGCAAAATTAAGCCGGTTGGAAATACTCTGAGCCTCCTCAGGCGAGTAACCTAACACCATAACCTGACTCTTGTCGAAGTTAATCTTGAGACCCGACAGGTGCtggaagcagaggaggaggaaCTTGAGGTTCATGATGTCGTTCGCGGAGCCTTCGACCATAATAATGGTGTCGTCGGCGTATTGGAGCATAGATACTCCATATCCACCGGCCAGGTGGGGGGTGATTCCCCGAATGTGGCCAGCAACCTTTGCCTCGTCAAGGATGGCCGCGAGCGCATCCACCACCATGTTGAACAGGAAAGGTGAGAACGGGTCGCCCTGCCTGACCCCACATAAGGTGGGGAAATAAGGGCCAATCTCCCTGTTGATGTTGATGGCGGTTTGACCTGAGGAGACCATCTGCATAACCCTCATGACCCAGCAGTCATCGAAGCATTTCCTGATCAACACTTTCTAAAGGAAAGGCCAACTAACAGTGTCGTACGCCTTATGGAAGTCTATCTTCAGGAAGACGGCCTTCAGGTGCTTGGCGCGGGCCTCATGGAGTACCTCGTGAAAGACAAGGACTCCGTCGAGGATGCACCTGCCCTGGATGAAGGCCGACTGATTCGGGTGGGTGATGCGGTTGGCCAAAGGGGTCACCCTATTGGTGTACCCCTTTGCCAAGATGCGGAAAATCACATTGATCACCGCGATCGGCCGAAATTGATGAATATCCATCGCGCCAGGGACCTTGGGGATTAGAGTAATGACCCCATAGTTGAGGCGGCGAAGGTCGCACGTGCCTCGAAAGAATTCCTCGAAGAGTGCCATCACCTTAGTTTTGATCACACCCCAAAAAGTCTGGAAGAACTTCACCGAAAGGCCACCCAGGCCCGGCGCGGAGTTTCGGTTCATACCCTTAATGGCCAACCAAACCCCCTGCTTAGAGAATGGGGCCGTGAGGCCAGCGTTCTCCTCCGCCGTGACGCATTGATCGGCCGGCTAGAAGCTAGCAGCTAGGGCTAGGCCTCCCCGAGGGGAGGCAGCGAAGAGGGCTTTGTAAAAGCCGTTCACGTGAGACAGGATGTCGGCAGGTCGCTGGATAAGGGTATCGCCCTCCCACAATAGCGGGATCGTGTTGCGGATGTCGGCAGACCATTGATGATGGCCTGAAAGTAGGCGGTGTTGGCGTCCCCTTTAGGGACCCACTTTTGAACAACTCTAGCCATCCTCAGTGATTTTGCTCCTTGAAAAATTTATGATTTGTGTAGGTCACCGTGAAAGCTTTGCCTCCCACTCAATGTTGGTTGAGACATACTCCAATTCTCCGCTTAGCTTAATTAGCTGGTATATACACGTTAGGAGGTGTGCCCAATTGCCACACACACTAGTTAATTATGTGCAATATGGTGCAGTATTTACTTGCATACATTACTCTATCCTAGGTAGGATAGTTAATTAACCAAAAAAACAGGGCATGCCGTGTCAGAGAGCATATGCAGTGCACTCTAATTAACCATGGAGCGGTATCAGGACTCAGGATTCCAAAAATCATAGGAAACCGAATCGCCGCAAGTTCTACAAATCATCATGTATTGAATAAAAAACATGACATCTATTAGAAAACATAAAGTATTTGTCTATCCATGTGGTGATGGATGACGCGTTGGGTTATTACCAAGTAAATGATGGCCACTATATGATTGTTTGACTAGGTCTCCACAAAGGTGAAAGGTCCCATGTACACACACAGAGGAGTACTGTGTTTGTTATATACTCCGGGAGTATACGAGTGCCTATCCCGGATTATACCCACTTCTTCAGCATGATGGTCACACTTCATGGTCTCACTGGATACCTAGTCTATATTGTGTTCATGATGAGGCTGTGGTGTTTGGTGCTCACAGCTGCCACCTTCCCGAGATTCAAGGAGAAATACAGATTGTTGGCGGCCTCGGTCACCATTGTCCTCCTCTTCGTGCTGAAGGATGTGATGTGGCTTGCTCTGATCTTGGGATTCACCTCCACCTCGCCTTCCAGTGTCTCCAACATGATGGCCACACTTCATGGTCACCTTGTCTATATGGTGTGCATGATGGGGGCATCACTTCTGGTGCTTATCATGGGCCTCTTCCTCTCCAAGGCAGCACTGGCGCGGCACTCTCAGAACGAGTGTCCCACTTGGTTATTCATCATAACCATTGGCGTCGACTTGATGGTGATGGGAATGTGCATGAAGAATACAGTGTCCTCGACACAATTGCCACACTTCTTGGCCTTGCTGGTAACCTTGTTAGCATGATGGCCAAACTACCTCTTGAACTTCTGGCGCTGCCCTTTCTGGCGGCAATGTTGTTTCCGCTGCTCACGTGCATAGGTGTTGTTGCAATATTGCTTCTGCAAGCCACAAACAATTACCCCAAGTTGATGTTTGCGAGCATCCTTGGTCTCGCCTTCATATTGATGAAAAACATGTTTCAGATGGACATGCCGGTCGACAAACCTGCTCTAGTATCTGAATTCTTATCCACCTTGCCTTCCATTTCTTCAGCACAAAATCCACACTCCTTTGGCTCACTGGCTTCATAAACGATTACCCATTGTTACTTTGGTGCTGAGGTATCGCACCGTTCTATCCTTCGCTATGTTACCGCTGCTCTCCGAGTATATGTCGACGTATGGCAAGTACACCAAGAAGATGATGACCATACACCCAAAGTATGAATTTATACTTATGATGCTCTAATACGGTTCTTCTATCTCTCTTTTTTTGCTGCAGCAGTAAAAGATGTGTTAAATAAAACAGTTATAGTGTCATGGGGAAAAAACATTTTGCACTAGCAGGATCAGTATTTTTCTAGAGATCAATGTCACCATCTTACTTCTCCCTTAGTGTCAACCTGGGCAGGGCTTCCTAGCACGATAGGTCCGGTCTAAAAGACTGGTGTCTGGGCAGGGCTCATGccttttttttttcaaaaagcgGGTTTACCCTAGCCTCTGCATCAGAAAGATGCATACGGCTCatattattaaaaataaaatccAGTAATAAAGTCGTCAAGTATCGAGGCTCGAAAATAAACAACAAGCTCAAAAGATCTAAAGCCcaaagccacaaccggctggcaaaCACAATAGGAGCACTacatgcctatcctattacatgaccgccatccaaaccggttgaaaatatcccgcgctaccatctcccatcgggtagacacagtaaccaaacgctccctggcctccgtcggagtgagtagcgaccacatacggatgAACGCCGTGGCCctgaagataacctgcaaaaagtGAATGTTTGTTGATCTGTTAAATACtaaatcatttctgcagttccatACTGCCCAATGTAAAGCACAAACGCCAACACGAATGTGTCTTGCAGTATCGGAATCAACCCCATCAAGCCATGTTCCAAATAACATGTTGATAGAGGTGGGCTGATTAATATTAAACGCAATATGAATCGACCGCCACAGAATCTTAGCCAACGGACAATCGAGAAATAGGTGTTTGATGTTTTCGTTATGATCGCAAAAGCTACACCTAGAAGAGCCCATCCAGTTGCGTTTTGCCAGGTTATCCTTAGTCAAAATGACTTGTTTAtgcacaaaccacataaacactttgataCGTAAGGGAACCTTTACTCTCCAAACGTGAATCGAGGAAGGAACAACGCTAGAGTTAATGACATCCAGATACATAGACTTAACCGAGAACATACCGTTCTTTGTAAGTTTCCAATACAGCTGATCTGGTTGCTGGGTCAGCCGGACCTCCATTAAACGTCTAACAAGGTGGAGCCAGGCCTCCCAACGATTTCCAACTAGCGTCCTCCGAAAACTAATATTGAGGGGAGTGGATTGTAGAACAGTTGCAACGTAGGCTTCTCTACGTCGCACAATGTTGTACAAAGTAGGATATTGAAGTGCAAGGGGAGTCTCCCCAAGCCACGTATCCTCCCAAAACCTCGTAGTGGCACCATTCCCGACAATAAATTTTGAGTTGTTGAAAAAAAGTTGTTTGACTCTCATCAAACCCTTCCAAAAAAGGTGAGTCGGAAGGCCTCACATTTACCTGGGCCAAGGTTTTAGTATAAAGATACTTATTACGCAAAATCTATGCCCAAGTAGCTTCCGTCTCAGACGACAGTTTAAATAGCCACTTGCTAAGGAGACATATGTTTTTGACTTCCAAATTTTCAATACCTAGACCCCCTTGGTCCTTTGGCCTACAGATTATATCCCACTTAGCAAGCCTATACTTTCGTTTGAGCTCATCATTCTGCCAAAAGAATCGAGATCGGTAGAAATCTAACCTTTTCCTGACTCCCACCGAAACCTGGAAAAAGGAtaagagaaacataggcatacttAGCGCTGAGGTATCGCACCGTTCTATCCTTCACTATGTTACCTCTGCTGTCTGAGTATATGTCGACGTATGGCAAGTACACCAAGAAGATGATGACCATACACCCAAAGTAAGAATTTATACTTATGATGCTATAATACagttcttctctctttttttggctGCAGCAGTAAAAGGCGTGTTAAATAAAACAGTTATAGTGTCATGGGGAAAAAAATCATTTTGCACTAGCAGGATCAGTATTTTTCTAGAGATCAATGTCACCATCTTACTTCTCCCTTAGTGTCAACATGGGCAGGGCTGTCTAGCACGATAGGTCCGGTCTAAAAGACTGGTGTCTGGGCAGGGCTCATGCCTCCAAGCTAGAAACAAATTATCTggatttttttttagaaaaataaGTATGTGAAAAAGTACATTGATTCATTTTATGAGtcccagaaaatgatatatttGATATTCTCAATACAGAAATATGAAAAAAAGACAAAGTAGCTAAGGAAAAACATCAAGACATAACATTTTCATATGAGCTAAGGAAAAACATCAGGACAGTTTATTAATATAGTATCAGTGAGTGATCACCACCAACAAGCAAGGAATACGTGTAAGCAGAAAAAGTAAAGTAGGGGAATCCTCTAAAGGAATGAAGATGTACCAACATCTCCGTGAGCACGTTAGCTATCACCACCACGCGAGGCACACAAcacccttttcttttcttttcctttgctCTTGGTTTCGAGGGCATG
Coding sequences within it:
- the LOC125532757 gene encoding disease resistance protein Pik-2-like produces the protein MEVVTGAMSTLLPILGDLLKEEYNLQKHTRGEIKFLKSELESMEAALIKVSEAPLDQPPDKQVKLWARDVRDLSYEIEDSVDKFLACLECRQQKRPHSFMGFIHRSMDILTKGKIRHKIGIDIKDIKSRIIHRSGSSL